In Oncorhynchus tshawytscha isolate Ot180627B linkage group LG28, Otsh_v2.0, whole genome shotgun sequence, a genomic segment contains:
- the LOC112226887 gene encoding C-C chemokine receptor type 3, giving the protein MNRKTTFFLTITSAPRKVTSVKRLTTMGEYEDFLALLTEDNYADYNDSVDPSYVMDNIVKLCGKTEVNRFGAKFIPTFYTINFLLSVVGNGLVLCIIYKYEKLTSVTNIFLLNLVISDLLFTSSLPFWATYYSSEWIFGPYMCKLVGSVYFIGFYSSILFLTLMTFDRYLAVVHAINAAKRRRKIYACVSSAVVWCISLLASVKELVLYNVWKDSQSKHFCEETGFSKEIMNKWKLVGYYQQFVIFFLLPLAMVMYCYVRITVRIMSTRMREKCRAVKLIFVIVFAFFVCWTPYNIVILLRALQISNSHSSEDCSDVLDYALYVTRNIAYLYCCVSPVFYTFVGKKFQSHFRKLLAKHIPCLKSHNHTSHSSQSRTTSQKSPHTMYVY; this is encoded by the exons ATGAACAGAAAAACTACTTTCTTTCTGACAATCACATCAGCACCCAGAAAGGTCACATCG GTTAAGAGACTGACAACCATGGGGGAGTATGAAGACTTCTTGGCTTTATTGACTGAGGACAATTATGCAGATTATAACGACTCTGTAGACCCCAGCTATGTCATGGATAATATTGTGAAACTGTGTGGTAAAACTGAGGTAAACAGATTTGGAGCCAAGTTCATCCCAACATTCTACACCATCAATTTCCTGCTGAGTGTGGTTGGGAATGGGCTGGTTCTATGCATTATCTACAAATACGAGAAGCTCACTTCCGTCACCAACATCTTCCTCCTTAACCTGGTCATCTCTGACCTGCTGTTTACGTCCAGTTTGCCCTTCTGGGCCACTTACTACTCCTCTGAGTGGATCTTTGGCCCGTACATGTGCAAGCTGGTGGGCAGCGTGTACTTCATCGGATTCTACAGctccatcctcttcctcactctcatGACCTTTGACCGATACCTGGCTGTGGTCCATGCCATTAACGCTGCCAAGCGGAGGAGGAAGATCTACGCCTGCGTCTCCTCGGCAGTTGTGTGGTGTATCAGCCTTCTGGCCAGCGTCAAGGAGTTAGTTCTGTACAACGTCTGGAAGGATTCTCAATCCAAACACTTTTGTGAGGAGACAGGCTTCTCCAAGGAGATCATGAACAAATGGAAGCTGGTGGGTTACTATCAGCAGTTTGTTATCTTCTTTCTACTTCCTTTGGCCATGGTCATGTACTGCTATGTTAGAATCACAGTCCGAATCATGTCAACCCGGATGAGAGAGAAGTGTAGGGCAGTCAAGCTGATTTTTGTGATTGTATTTGCATTTTTCGTGTGCTGGACCCCATACAATATTGTGATACTGCTGAGAGCCCTCCAGATCTCCAACAGTCATAGTTCTGAGGACTGCTCTGATGTGCTTGACTACGCTCTGTATGTGACTAGGAATATAGCATACCTCTACTGTTGTGTAAGCCCTGTTTTCTACACGTTTGTTGGGAAAAAGTTTCAAAGCCACTTTAGGAAACTACTTGCAAAGCATATCCCATGTCTGAAGAGTCATAACCACACTAGCCATAGTAGCCAAAGTAGAACAACTTCTCAGAAAAGCCCACATACCATGTATGTATACTAG